One genomic region from Curtobacterium sp. 9128 encodes:
- a CDS encoding PDDEXK nuclease domain-containing protein, with amino-acid sequence MEDDHQLPPDYTETVELISARVSNTRVRVQLAANAHLIHLYWAIGSVLLERSKQSGWGSRVLPRLAEDLRRRFPTMKGFSATNLKYMRQLAAAWPEERSLGPQSVDQLPWGHVRTVLGVSDPERRARYIAAAVREGWARHVLEHNLRTSALERTGAQATNFGRLLDPEGADLAQQVTRDPYVLDFLALDGDRDERAMESAMVDRIAETLRELGTGFAFVGRQMQFDVDGNDFFVDLLFFHVEQLRYVVVELKRGDFRPESVGQLSFYVALVDDRLRLPTHADTVGLLLVAGKSDAVVRYALSTSTAPVGVASYDLLPPEFQRALPSEADLRRALSGSENERS; translated from the coding sequence ATGGAGGACGATCACCAGCTGCCACCGGACTACACCGAGACGGTCGAGCTCATCAGCGCACGGGTCTCGAACACACGCGTGCGCGTGCAACTCGCCGCGAACGCGCATCTCATCCACCTCTACTGGGCCATCGGCTCCGTGCTGCTCGAACGCTCGAAGCAGAGCGGGTGGGGGAGCCGGGTCCTGCCGCGACTCGCTGAGGACCTCCGACGCCGGTTCCCCACGATGAAGGGGTTCTCGGCGACCAACCTCAAGTACATGCGCCAGCTCGCGGCCGCTTGGCCTGAGGAGCGCTCATTAGGTCCACAGTCTGTGGACCAATTGCCGTGGGGTCACGTGCGAACGGTCCTGGGCGTGTCCGATCCCGAGCGCCGTGCTCGCTACATCGCCGCGGCAGTGCGAGAAGGATGGGCGCGGCACGTGCTCGAGCACAATCTCCGAACCAGCGCGCTCGAGCGGACGGGTGCACAAGCGACCAACTTCGGACGCTTGCTGGATCCAGAAGGCGCGGACCTCGCCCAGCAGGTCACGCGCGACCCGTACGTGCTGGACTTCCTGGCGCTGGACGGCGACCGAGATGAACGGGCGATGGAGTCCGCGATGGTCGATCGGATCGCGGAGACGCTGCGGGAGCTCGGCACCGGCTTTGCCTTCGTCGGTCGTCAGATGCAGTTCGACGTCGACGGCAACGACTTCTTCGTCGACCTGCTGTTCTTCCACGTCGAACAGCTCCGGTACGTGGTCGTCGAACTCAAACGCGGCGACTTCCGCCCAGAGAGCGTCGGGCAGCTCTCCTTTTACGTCGCCCTTGTGGATGACCGGCTCCGGTTGCCGACGCACGCGGACACGGTGGGGTTGCTCCTCGTCGCGGGCAAGAGCGACGCCGTCGTGCGGTACGCCCTCAGCACGTCCACAGCGCCGGTGGGCGTCGCGAGTTACGACCTCCTGCCGCCGGAGTTTCAGCGCGCCCTGCCGTCGGAAGCCGATCTGCGTCGAGCGCTCAGTGGAAGCGAGAACGAGCGGTCGTGA
- the cysK gene encoding cysteine synthase A, with protein sequence MSGTIYDNISQAFGNTPLVKLNRLPAEGGAEVLAKLEFYNPGASVKDRLGVAIIDAAEESGDLKPGGTIVEGSSGNTGIALALVGAARGYRVVITMPETMSVERRALIRAYGAEIVLTPGPEGMKGAVSKAASIVEETPGAILAHQFETAANAAIHRKTTAEEILRDTEGHVDVFVAGVGTGGTITGVGQVLKERVPGVQIVAVEPKDSPLLTEGKAGPHKIQGIGANFIPEVLDQSVIDEVFDVELDDALRVARDLGTQEGILAGISSGAIIHAALVIAARPENAGKRIVAIVCDTGERYLSTVLFEGLTA encoded by the coding sequence ATGAGCGGCACCATCTACGACAACATCTCCCAGGCCTTCGGCAACACCCCGCTGGTGAAGCTGAACCGGCTTCCAGCCGAAGGCGGGGCAGAGGTCCTCGCGAAGCTCGAGTTCTACAACCCCGGCGCCAGCGTCAAGGACCGCCTCGGCGTCGCGATCATCGACGCGGCAGAGGAGTCCGGGGACCTGAAGCCGGGCGGCACGATCGTCGAGGGCTCGTCCGGCAACACCGGCATCGCGCTCGCGCTCGTCGGGGCCGCTCGTGGGTACCGGGTCGTCATCACGATGCCGGAGACGATGAGCGTCGAACGTCGTGCCCTGATCCGCGCGTACGGTGCCGAGATCGTGCTGACCCCGGGGCCGGAAGGCATGAAGGGTGCGGTGTCCAAGGCTGCGTCGATCGTCGAGGAGACGCCCGGCGCGATCCTGGCGCACCAGTTCGAGACCGCCGCGAACGCCGCGATCCACCGGAAGACCACCGCCGAGGAGATCCTCCGCGACACCGAGGGGCATGTCGACGTGTTCGTCGCGGGCGTCGGTACCGGCGGCACGATCACCGGTGTCGGGCAGGTCCTCAAGGAGCGCGTGCCCGGTGTGCAGATCGTCGCCGTCGAGCCGAAGGACTCCCCGCTGCTGACGGAGGGCAAGGCCGGCCCGCACAAGATCCAGGGCATCGGTGCCAACTTCATCCCCGAGGTGCTCGACCAGTCCGTCATCGACGAGGTGTTCGACGTCGAGCTCGACGACGCGTTGCGGGTCGCCCGTGACCTGGGGACGCAGGAGGGCATCCTCGCCGGCATCTCGTCCGGTGCGATCATCCACGCCGCGCTCGTGATCGCCGCGCGCCCGGAGAACGCGGGCAAGCGCATCGTTGCCATCGTGTGCGACACCGGCGAGCGCTACCTGTCGACCGTGCTGTTCGAAGGGCTCACTGCGTGA
- a CDS encoding MmcQ/YjbR family DNA-binding protein, translating into MDGTELHEVAARTALALPATEETQPFGEGAFVYKVVGKMFVMTSELRGVPIVNLKCAPPHGAALVRDHEEITPGWHMNKRHWITLAPGDGIDETVVEDLVANAYELVVAGLPVAKRPIDPARRRGSD; encoded by the coding sequence ATGGACGGCACGGAGCTGCACGAGGTCGCTGCCCGCACCGCGCTGGCGCTCCCGGCGACCGAGGAGACCCAGCCCTTCGGCGAAGGCGCGTTCGTCTACAAGGTGGTCGGCAAGATGTTCGTGATGACGTCCGAACTCCGCGGGGTGCCGATCGTGAACCTCAAGTGCGCGCCGCCGCACGGCGCCGCACTGGTCCGTGACCACGAGGAGATCACGCCGGGCTGGCACATGAACAAGCGGCACTGGATCACGCTCGCACCAGGGGACGGCATCGACGAGACCGTCGTCGAGGACCTCGTCGCGAATGCCTACGAGCTCGTGGTCGCTGGGTTGCCCGTGGCGAAGCGGCCCATCGATCCGGCACGCCGACGCGGGTCGGACTGA
- a CDS encoding ASCH domain-containing protein, with translation MQWRNDRTVLEAATAVAERLGGDVTHTVASAAMDLSGRVHTAVNVSHFTGGPCAELAVLGAAAAVSDDPIMTIVAVADAGRGVIPPCGRCRQVLLDLQSQVLVLMPGDGDDDPVGTPVRDLLPGAYDWPDARAQRVVRFAGRYHDDVLAGRKTATIRFRDPQGIGPTTFVFEDEHADGFVTADAVVDSVTMKRVREIDDADARDEGVGDVAALRDGLTGHYPQLGDDDLVEVVRFRVV, from the coding sequence ATGCAGTGGCGCAACGACCGGACCGTGCTCGAAGCCGCGACGGCGGTGGCCGAACGACTCGGCGGTGACGTCACCCACACCGTGGCGTCGGCTGCGATGGACCTGTCCGGCCGCGTGCACACCGCCGTGAACGTCTCGCACTTCACCGGAGGCCCGTGCGCGGAACTCGCCGTCCTCGGTGCCGCGGCAGCGGTGTCCGACGACCCGATCATGACGATCGTCGCGGTCGCCGATGCCGGACGCGGGGTCATCCCGCCGTGCGGTCGGTGCCGCCAGGTGTTGCTCGACCTGCAGTCCCAGGTGCTGGTGCTGATGCCGGGGGACGGTGACGACGACCCGGTGGGGACCCCCGTGCGCGATCTGCTCCCCGGCGCCTACGACTGGCCGGACGCCCGTGCCCAGCGGGTCGTGCGGTTCGCCGGGCGCTACCACGACGACGTGCTGGCTGGACGGAAGACCGCGACGATCCGGTTCCGCGATCCGCAGGGCATCGGCCCGACGACGTTCGTGTTCGAGGACGAGCACGCCGACGGGTTCGTGACCGCCGACGCCGTGGTCGACTCCGTGACGATGAAGCGCGTCCGCGAGATCGACGACGCCGATGCCCGGGACGAAGGAGTCGGCGACGTGGCGGCGCTCCGCGACGGGCTCACCGGGCACTACCCACAGTTGGGTGACGACGACCTGGTCGAGGTCGTCCGCTTCCGGGTGGTCTAG
- a CDS encoding excalibur calcium-binding domain-containing protein, with amino-acid sequence MRVIRTIAVAAATTVLAGTVALGGATSAQAATTTYKNCDAVHKAYSGGIALKATKDNTVRSGGKVTHRAFKGTVKKDDALYNANKKLDADADGIACELS; translated from the coding sequence ATGCGCGTCATCCGTACCATCGCCGTCGCTGCGGCCACCACCGTCCTCGCCGGGACGGTCGCGCTCGGCGGCGCGACCTCGGCGCAGGCGGCCACCACGACGTACAAGAACTGCGACGCCGTCCACAAGGCGTACTCCGGCGGCATCGCACTGAAGGCCACGAAGGACAACACCGTGCGGTCGGGCGGCAAGGTCACACACCGTGCGTTCAAGGGCACGGTGAAGAAGGACGACGCGCTCTACAACGCCAACAAGAAGCTCGACGCTGACGCCGACGGCATCGCGTGCGAGCTGAGCTGA
- the epsC gene encoding serine O-acetyltransferase EpsC, protein MTHRRRGVLRTVREDLAAARRGDPAARGDLENAVVYSGLHAIWAYRLAHKLWIAEGLPGSRFAARVVAQTARALTGIEIHPGARIGRRFFIDHGMGVVIGETAVVGDDVLVFHGVTLGGRGGAHGPGAKRHPTVGDRVVLGAGSSLIGDITVAHDSVVGANTVVTKDVPPHSVVTGVAGTARPRSGGEGVPTL, encoded by the coding sequence GTGACGCATCGCCGACGTGGCGTGCTGCGGACCGTCCGGGAGGACCTCGCCGCAGCACGCCGAGGTGATCCCGCTGCTCGCGGGGACCTCGAGAACGCCGTCGTCTACTCGGGGCTGCACGCGATCTGGGCCTACCGGCTCGCCCACAAACTGTGGATCGCGGAGGGGCTGCCCGGCTCCCGGTTCGCGGCGCGGGTCGTCGCGCAGACCGCCCGCGCCCTGACCGGCATCGAGATCCACCCGGGGGCACGCATCGGGCGACGGTTCTTCATCGACCACGGCATGGGTGTCGTCATCGGGGAGACCGCGGTCGTCGGCGACGACGTCCTGGTGTTCCACGGCGTGACGCTCGGCGGTCGTGGGGGAGCGCACGGCCCCGGCGCGAAACGGCACCCGACCGTCGGCGACCGCGTCGTGCTCGGCGCAGGGTCGTCGCTGATCGGGGACATCACGGTGGCGCACGACTCCGTCGTGGGCGCGAACACCGTCGTGACGAAGGACGTCCCGCCGCACTCGGTCGTCACCGGGGTCGCCGGCACCGCCCGTCCGCGGTCCGGTGGCGAGGGCGTCCCGACGCTGTAG